One Salvia splendens isolate huo1 chromosome 1, SspV2, whole genome shotgun sequence genomic window, GGATTTGATGACATAAAAATTGTAGTGAAGCGTTCTTGATCCTGTTTCAAACTTGATAGTGAGTTTCATATCAGGTAAGGAATTCGTAAAAGTTGCAAGGTTTGACACCATATTTAGTAAGATTAGTAGTAAGCTAAGCATCTTCCTCGCTTTGAACATTTCTCAGTTTTTAGAATATTGGTTGATTCCTTCCTgtcatttttttcttctcattttttCAGATGCAGAGCTTTGATGAGGTAGTTTATCAGATATTCCACTGACGAAAAAAGCAGAGAATTAATGGTGCAATGGTTGGGTGATGATGTAAGCATGAAAGGTTGATAAACTCTTACTCTACTTGGTTGTAATCTCGTTTTAAATAATGGTGAATggagtatattttgtgtattttctcGAATTGAATGTTGATATGATGACATAAAAATTTAGTGAAGCATTCATGATCCTGTTTCAAACTTGACAGTGTGCTTCATCATATCAGGTATGGAATTCATGAAAGTTGCAAGGTTTGGCATCTTTTTTAGCATCCATACTTGATAGAAATAAGATTAGTAAGCTGAATGAGAGATTATGAAACGGCACACACTTTGCCAATAGCtaaacatcttcctctctttgGAACACTTCTTTGTTCATATAATATTAGTTGATTCCTATCATTGTGTTTTTAAGATGCAGAGCTTTGATAAGGTAGTTTATCAGATATTCCACTTACGAAAGAGGCAGCGAATAAAAGGTGCAATGGTTGGTGATGTCTGTTTAAGTATGAAAGGTTGATAAACTAAACTCCTTGTAAAGGGAAGAGATCCACACACAGGAAAATCCTAGTAAGCAAATACCTGAAGAAACTAGTATTCTGATTGCATAGTATAGAGTATGGAACTACTATGCCCAACTGAATTGTTCATATTTTAGTTGATTGCTGGTGTACCTGTTTGAATGAGATTTATGTTGTATTGCAAATAAATACTATTAAATGGGAAGCTAAAAATGTGTATGAAACTTTGAAATGTTCAGGTTTGATTCATGCAGAAATAACTAGCATGCCATCCTCAAAGTTGTATCTGTTCTAAAAGTAATCATATGAGAAATAGCAAACATCACTTTTCCATTTGGAAAGTATCTGTGATAACAACATTAGTAGGTCTGAACATAAAATTTGTGGCGATGATGGCTAGCTAGTGTTGAGAGAAGTGAAAAACCTGGCTCAGCCCCAGAAGTATGATTTGGAAGTGTGTAagccattttttttttattactattccCTCAAATTagttcacttttatttttgacaagtttttctttttctttaaggTGGACCCCATTCTCAGGactccaatcactttttctttctatctcttatACTTGAAGTCCTTATTTATGTGAGCCGGAGGGACTATATATAATTGGTTAggaatatataaatagaatatttatttgaataaaatattttatttaaataactactCCGTAATGCAAGTTTTACAGATATTTTACTCAATCTCAATCATTTACGGTTAGCAGCAGTTATTCactttgtccttcacttttttgttatatttttcaATGATTTGATTGACTTAGTTAATACTATCTGCCTTATGATTTTCTTCCCAAAccactcatattttatccaGAGAGCCACTGGAGATGTTTCTTGCTTACACTCAACCTTTTCATTTTTGCTATTTTCGAATCCAAATTGATAAGCATTTTGATTGAGAAATTGTTGGGGTGGCATGGCTTATGAAGCTGTGGATTCCCTGCAACAAACTTTGCTCCTAATCCTTCAACGCCACGATGATCTCATCACTCCTCCTGTTAAACAACAAATTATATCCATCCACGACAAAGCTGCTGGCTTGCAATTGAATCTCAAACATTTTCCAGATAAAGAAACAATAAGGGAGGTTGCAAATACAGCAAAGAGGATTATTGAATATCTTTTCTCCCCACTAAATCTATCAGATTTTGGATTCATACACCCAACTGTCAGACTTCCAAATCAGTTAGGGGAATTAGCTAGGGAGCTCGATTCAACTGTTGGATATGTGGTTGACTACTGCAAGATCAATTCCAACTCTGTCAGTGATTCTCCTGGTGTTAGTTCATCATCGAGATCTGCACTTAAGAGTCAAGTTGACCATTTGACGATTGCAAAGGAGCTGATTGTTAGAGATTCAAACAAGTCGAGGTTATTAGGGGGGAGAATAAAGTCAGCTCCGAGTCCTGTTATTACAAGATTTTCACTCAAGAGTCCGGTTGAGCTGATTGCAATAAATACATACAGGTTGAAGAGATTAGAGGAGAAAATAAAGTCAACTGCCAAAGAATTAGCAGATGACACGATCGGACCGAGTTATTCAATACCAATCTCTCTACCCACGAACAAAGATGTTTTTGCTGGTTTTGATGATGATCTGAATGATTCTGCTGCTGTTGCATCATCATCAAGACCTGCACCTAAAAGGGCTGAAGATCCGAGTGATACACCATCAATATATCCATCCACGACCAAATATGATGTGGTTGGTTTTGATGAAGATGTACTACATATGGTGCACCGACTAACTGGCTATTCATCCAACCGACGACAAATCCTCCCTATTGTCGGAATGGGAGGCATTGGTAAGTCCACACTTGCTAAATATGTTTATCATCATCCAATGATCATGGACCAATATGATATTCGAGCTTGGATCACAATATCACAAGATTATAGCATACCAAGTATTCTCTCACAATTACTAGCTTCGCTCAAAGGAAAAGTAGAGCGAGTTGAAAGGGATTCATTGAAAGTAATCGAAGCAGAGAAgcttgaaattaaaaaaattttatcAGGGAAGAGGTATCTCATAGTAATAGATGACATTTGGAGTGTGGTAGCTTGGAATCGCATACGGTGCCTATTTCCTAACAATGATAACAGAAGCCGGATCATATTAACCACAAGGCTAATGGATGTGGCGACTAATGCCGCCATTTCGCGGAACATTCATATGATGCGTTTCTTGGATGATGTACAAAGTTGGCGTTTGTTCCACGACAAGGTTTTTGGAGATCAAGATTGTCCTATTGAGCTGCAAAGTGTGGGGGAAAAAATTGTAAAAGGGTGTGGAGGACTGCCTCTCTCAATTGTTACTGTGGCAGGACTTTTATCAAGGATTCCTAGAACTCCAAAGTTGTGGAAGCAAATTGAAGTAAATGATGGGCAGTTGGGATCAATATTATCTTTGAGTTACAACCACTTGCCTCTACATTTGAGGAAGTGTTTCTTGTATATGGCAGCATTCCCTCAAGAGTATGACATCCGTGCCTCTGAACTCATCAAACTTTGGGTTGCTGAGGTATGGCAATATGCATTTGAAACTGTAGATTTGTTCGCAGAGCAGTGCTTGGAGGATCTGATCAAGCAAAGTCTAGTTTTGATCAGTAGCCGGAAAACTGATGGCAAAATCAAAAGTTGCAGGCTGCATAGTATGGTGCGGGACTTTTGTGTGAGACAGGCCGGGCAAGAGAAGTTCCTCTCCCTGTTATGGACTACTTCCCTACTCCTATCCTGAGAAGACATTTTCTTCCACAAGTCCTCCAAAATCATTGCCGTGTAAGTGTTAGTTGGCACGATCTAAATCTTAAAGACTCTAGGCATAGCTCATGTACCACTTCTATCATATGCATCCCACAAAGAGGGTATAGGCCCAAATGCTCTGTACAAAACTTTACTTCACTTAGGGTCCTTCATGTTTTACGTAGAAATGATCGTTCATATTGGGAACTAGGTCAAGTGTTTGAATTGAGTAATCTTACTTACCTTGCTTCCAACATCCCTGATAGTATTGTCCCTCCAGCTATAGCAAAGCTTCAAAATCTGCAGACTTTAATTATTTACAGATCTGATGTTCGTTTGCCAGTAGAGATTTGGAGTCTGAGGATGTTGAGACATCTTATTGCCTTCTCATTTCAACCTTTACCCCTTCCCAAAAGAGCAACTCTTTCTCTAAAAAACTTGCAAACGCTTTCTATGGCAATAGACTTTGTCTGTAGTGAAAAGGTGGTGGAAATGATTCCCAACATTAAAAAGTTAGGAATATGTTACTCTCAAGAGAAGTTTGGTTCTGGCTATTATTGTCTTGACAATCTTATTCGTTTTCGTCGAGTTGAGAAGCTGAAACTGGAGATGCATAGTTTATATGTGCCACGTCTGATTGTTTTTCCTTTGTCACTGAAAAAGTTAGAACTGAGTGGCGGGTGGATTTCTTGGAGAGATATGATGATTGTTGGTTCGTTGCCTAATCTTCAAGTGTTGAAACTAAAGAACTATGCTTGCCATGGGGAACACTGGGAAACCATTGAGGGGGAATTTGGTAATTTGATACTCCTGCTTATTGATGAATCAACTCTGAAGCATTGGAAAACTAGTGGTAGCCACTTTCCGAGTCTCCAGTGCCTAATGCTTCATCGTTGTCCATACTTGGATGAGATTCCACATGATTTTGGAAATATTCCTACACTTAAACTGATTGAGATCGATGATCACAATCAATCTCTTTTGTACTCggcaaacaaaataaaagcCAAACATAGGAATGATCGCCTAAAGGTTGTTGTGAAGCGTTCTTGATCCTCTCAAACCTGACCGTGTCCATCATATAAGGTAGGAACTCATAAAAGTTGCAATAGCCGAGCATCTTCCTCTCCTTTTAACATTTCTTAGTTCGTAGAATGTTGGTTGATTCccatcatttttttcttctcataTTTTCAGATGCTGAGCTTTGATGAGGTAGCTTATCATATATTCTACCGATGAAAGATGCAGAGAATTAAAGGCGTGGTTGATAAAATCCTACTTGTTTGCAAGCTGGTTTCAAATAAACTGTGATGATAAGTGTGTTAAAATGTGTTGTATTTGTCAAAGTCAAATCACTCTACATAGGGAAGAAATAGGCTGCTCTGGATTGTACTTTGTCCTTGTTAATGTAGTTCAACAAGTTTGTATAAACAAGTGAGAGAAATTAAAGGGAATTAAGTAAGACTGTAGTATATGAGTGGAAAGGAACACTTTGTTATTATCAATGATGTGATTGGTTAAAGCTATATGAACTAATAttgatattaaaattcattaatgcAAATAAAAGGATGGGAGCCTATGGGCTCAAAGTCTATGATGTTGTTGATATCAGTATATCTGTATTGTAGTAAAATAGAGCATCAGTTCAGAATGTTTAGAACATATAGTCATTCTTTGTTAGACATATGTAACATGTATGTTCAATAGGGAGATTTCTTAGTTTTCTCATGTTGAACTGTGTACCGGTAATTATTCTTGCATCGGACTTGTATATCGAAAGTAGTTAATTCACCTAGTAGGATTTGATCAATCACTAAAAACAAATAGCGAAACAAGTAAGTATATGTGGTATTTAAATGTTGAACTGATATAATATGTTGTTTTTCGTGTCAATATTACATGTCGTATCATTACACAATGACATGAATTCCTAACAATTGTAAGGATTACTCACAGAAGAGAAGTTTGGTGCAGACTATCATCTTGACAATCTTATACGTTTGCTTCATCTTGAGAAAGCTGAAACTGGAGATGCATAGTTCAGTTGTGCCACTTATTTTATAGAGTATAAAGACTACGATTCTCTTATTTGAAATAGTATAGACCAATCCTATTTTAAAGGAGCTTATAGCTATGCTTGAATTGATGCATAAGGCAACGTTGCCGAAGTGCTTAGGGGCGGTGATGGTGCGTCTTGGCTGGGGCTGGGGCTGGGGCTGTGGCTCGGTCATGGGTTGTACCATATGATATAAACCTTTCCATTGTTTGAAATGACTAATCAGTTTATCATTGCTCTCTCTGTTTTTTGGTTGTTCACCCTTACCCTTTGCTGTGTTTTGGCCTTTGGGCCTTTTTGTGAAATACtctatttatttgaatttcgTGTGTTAGAGCCCAATTTGTTATTCTGCCCAAATTCTATTCTTTTGAAATTTGCGATTCCAGAACCCATTTGGGTTTGGGATTATTTGTTAATTCCAAATTCGATTCTTTTGAAATTCTACACATTATAAGCAACATATATGGAGTgaacataaaaatgaaatattcatATCACTCTGATTTGTGTATTCCTCAATTAATATAAGACTAAAGCCCATTTATATATTCTTGACTACTTCTCATCACAGTTGACTTTTAAATCTTGGTAGATACAACTGTAATCTAGTGGAGATCATTACTACATTTGGTGCTACTTCTCTTATTACATACacactataaaatgacatgTGGATCCACTAtaaggtatcattttataatgtgtATAGTTGGAGATGTAGCACCAAATATAATAAGTGATCTCCCTAATTATAGTAATCATGGGTCATTTCGACATTCGAGCTTGGATTACAATAACACACGATTATAGTAGTAGAAAGACTATTCTCTCAAAGTTACTAGCTTATGCCAAAGGAAAAGTAGATGGAGTTGCAAGAGATTTATGGACTGAATTGGATTAGTAGCTTATTGATAATCAAATCTGAAATGTTGAAGAACTGATCGTAGCCACTTTCCGAGTCTCCAGTGCCTAATGCTTCATCGATGTCCATACTCGGATGAGATTCCAAATGATATTGCAAGCTCCAAACTCACGCTAAAGAATAGAAGGTTTAACATTTAAATCGCaattatttcttttaaaaatgaaatgttttctcAGATCAAAATTGGCTCGAGACTAATAATTCACATATGCAAGTTCCTGTACAAATGAGCAAAAACAATGACAGCTTCTTACACTGAATATACAAACATAACACACCCTCAGTTGCCACTCTCCACATCTTCCATCTCCCGTGGCTGTGGGAAGACCTCGCTCGACAATCTTTTATGCGAAGAAGAAAGTTCATTCGTCCCTCTACCACGAGACCCAGCTCTCTCGGCCCGCCTCAGCCCCCCGATGATCTCCTTGCTAGTCTGGCTCGACACGTTGGAGCTGTCCGAGGAGCTATAATGCCAGCTTCCAAACAACGCAGCCGTCCATGACTGCCTAGACGAGCGCCTCCCGGAGCTGAAATTCTCGTCCCTCACCACCTTGAACGGATTTTCCAGAGCCCTCACCACATGCCTCATTGAAGGGCGACGTGAGGCCTTCGGGTTCAGGCACGACTTAGCCACCACCGCAACGGCCCACACCTCCTCTAACAGATCCTCGTCTACTATGAGAGATTGGTCCATAATCTTATTCACCATTTCTTTGTCATAGATACTGATGAATGGCAAGTTGCTGTCCAACAATTGTTGTGCATCAGCATCACTCATTTTGCTGATCCCAAGCTTCCCAGTCACCAGCTCAAGCAATACTTTTCCCAAACAATAAACATCGTAGGCACATGTACTAGAGCATGATCCTGCAAAAAAACagaatattctttttaatttcaatCAACAACTCATCCAAATACTTCACATTACTCTCTATTTCATTTACCAATCAAAAGAACAGAATATTCGGGGGTAAGTATACTATTCATACAAAAATGTTTCACTGTTATTTCATGTTGGTACAACAAGTTTCATTAGCGCTtcattttaattcatttcttcATGTGTTTAGACATTAATTCTTTGTCAGCATGAGCAACAAAAAATTGCATCATTGTTTCATGTTGTAAGACAAAGTTTCATGTTAACATAGTTAATACAAAACCCTTCACTCGGTCTCATTGTGATACATTTCGTTACAGGGTAGTTACACAATTCATATAGATGCCACATTAGTGCCTGGACCGAATGTATCACAATGACACCGAATGAAGCATTTTGTATTAACTATATCAACTTTAAACCTTTGCACTAACATGAAATAATGATTAAACTTTTATCCACGTAAGCAAAGAGTTGACGACGTCTGGACACGGATGACGgaacatattaaaacaaaacGCCAATGAAACCTTTTGAATTATTATGCAAActtaaactttttgtatgagcATGAAATAATGTTGTTTCTTGCATAGGAACAACAAATGCTTACCACGTCCACCGGAAGCGCAAGCTTCGCTGAAACTCCCAAGACGAACTTCGTACTTGTCATCAAGAAGGATGCTACTAGCTTGAACATCTCTGCATAACACAACAAAACAGATTAAAAACCATAGAAAAAACATAAACAAACTTCACATTACACAGTATGATTAAGTCACTACCTATGAACAAGAGGCGGAATACACTCATTGTGCAAGTATGCCAAGGCTTCTGCAGCTCCTATCGCGATCTTCAGCCTCGTGATCCAATCCAACGACTGCAGCCCTTCTTCCGAGCTGGCCAACCTATACAAAGCATTCGACAAATCCCCATTTGGCATGTATTTATACACCAGAAACTTCACATTCTCATCATCAAAGCAGTGGCCTACCAGAGGCACGAGCCTCTGGTGCGCCGCCTTCACAAAAAGCTCCAGCTCCGCCACAGACAACTCTTCTTTGATCGACTGCAGATCCACTTTCTTCACAACCACAAGCTCTCCTCCATCCAGCCTTGCACGAAACAGGCTCCCCGAATGCCCCACCTTTATCAAGTTCTCACTGCTGAAACTGCTCGTTGCCACGAGCAGCTCCTCATAAGTGAACGCCTTTCCCAAACCAGACGAGTCAGCAACGAACTTGTGAGGCTGCTCAATATCTCCAATCTGGGTTCTTCGTGATCTCAGAAGCAGCAGCAATGCTGTCACAGATATGAAGACTATACCAATCCCACCAAAAACCCCAATCATAGCATAAACCAGCTTACTTCTCCTCCTCTTTATTGGTTCAATTaatggaggtggtggtggtggtggcatTCCACCATTATTTCCATAGGGTATACCTACATATTTGTAAAACTCTGAGCATTTCCCAAACTCCCTCTGCCTTTCCCTGTTCAAAAAACAATTATTCGAGAGGCGGAAGGGCCTCTCATTTGGCACTTCCCCTCCAAAATAGTTGCTTGATAGATCAACAACAAGGGCATCTCCAAACCCGGAGCTCACATTTCCATAGAAGAGATTTCCAGAGAAGTTGAAGATTGCAGCAGGGGCGGCGGCATTGAAGAAAGCTGTCTGGTTTGGGAAGACACCGGTGAGATTGTTTCTAGA contains:
- the LOC121753408 gene encoding probable LRR receptor-like serine/threonine-protein kinase At2g16250 isoform X1; the protein is MAAELVISLLFTAVMVLNSAAAVVAQPLPRPVERRALLDLRSSLGISAKSWHKKANPCLNWTGIECRNGHVVAIKLSGLRRSNDGKVNPRFAVDSLQNFPFLSTFNSSGFVLAGPIPVWLGTNMSNLRVLDLSSSSISGSIPLSLGSLSSLEWLNLSNNSITGSIPIALEKLQSLTVLDLSQNSLAGQIPKEISSLRNLTILDLSLNYLSVAIPLDLDLLSKLKQLNLSRNSLSSSIPSHLANLSEMEELDLGFNSLSGELPQELGELRSLKYLDVSRNNLTGVFPNQTAFFNAAAPAAIFNFSGNLFYGNVSSGFGDALVVDLSSNYFGGEVPNERPFRLSNNCFLNRERQREFGKCSEFYKYVGIPYGNNGGMPPPPPPPLIEPIKRRRSKLVYAMIGVFGGIGIVFISVTALLLLLRSRRTQIGDIEQPHKFVADSSGLGKAFTYEELLVATSSFSSENLIKVGHSGSLFRARLDGGELVVVKKVDLQSIKEELSVAELELFVKAAHQRLVPLVGHCFDDENVKFLVYKYMPNGDLSNALYRLASSEEGLQSLDWITRLKIAIGAAEALAYLHNECIPPLVHRDVQASSILLDDKYEVRLGSFSEACASGGRGSCSSTCAYDVYCLGKVLLELVTGKLGISKMSDADAQQLLDSNLPFISIYDKEMVNKIMDQSLIVDEDLLEEVWAVAVVAKSCLNPKASRRPSMRHVVRALENPFKVVRDENFSSGRRSSRQSWTAALFGSWHYSSSDSSNVSSQTSKEIIGGLRRAERAGSRGRGTNELSSSHKRLSSEVFPQPREMEDVESGN
- the LOC121753399 gene encoding putative late blight resistance protein homolog R1A-10, producing MAYEAVDSLQQTLLLILQRHDDLITPPVKQQIISIHDKAAGLQLNLKHFPDKETIREVANTAKRIIEYLFSPLNLSDFGFIHPTVRLPNQLGELARELDSTVGYVVDYCKINSNSVSDSPGVSSSSRSALKSQVDHLTIAKELIVRDSNKSRLLGGRIKSAPSPVITRFSLKSPVELIAINTYRLKRLEEKIKSTAKELADDTIGPSYSIPISLPTNKDVFAGFDDDLNDSAAVASSSRPAPKRAEDPSDTPSIYPSTTKYDVVGFDEDVLHMVHRLTGYSSNRRQILPIVGMGGIGKSTLAKYVYHHPMIMDQYDIRAWITISQDYSIPSILSQLLASLKGKVERVERDSLKVIEAEKLEIKKILSGKRYLIVIDDIWSVVAWNRIRCLFPNNDNRSRIILTTRLMDVATNAAISRNIHMMRFLDDVQSWRLFHDKVFGDQDCPIELQSVGEKIVKGCGGLPLSIVTVAGLLSRIPRTPKLWKQIEVNDGQLGSILSLSYNHLPLHLRKCFLYMAAFPQEYDIRASELIKLWVAEVWQYAFETVDLFAEQCLEDLIKQSLVLISSRKTDGKIKSCRLHSMVRDFCVRQAGQEKFLSLLWTTSLLLS
- the LOC121753408 gene encoding probable LRR receptor-like serine/threonine-protein kinase At2g16250 isoform X2 — encoded protein: MVLNSAAAVVAQPLPRPVERRALLDLRSSLGISAKSWHKKANPCLNWTGIECRNGHVVAIKLSGLRRSNDGKVNPRFAVDSLQNFPFLSTFNSSGFVLAGPIPVWLGTNMSNLRVLDLSSSSISGSIPLSLGSLSSLEWLNLSNNSITGSIPIALEKLQSLTVLDLSQNSLAGQIPKEISSLRNLTILDLSLNYLSVAIPLDLDLLSKLKQLNLSRNSLSSSIPSHLANLSEMEELDLGFNSLSGELPQELGELRSLKYLDVSRNNLTGVFPNQTAFFNAAAPAAIFNFSGNLFYGNVSSGFGDALVVDLSSNYFGGEVPNERPFRLSNNCFLNRERQREFGKCSEFYKYVGIPYGNNGGMPPPPPPPLIEPIKRRRSKLVYAMIGVFGGIGIVFISVTALLLLLRSRRTQIGDIEQPHKFVADSSGLGKAFTYEELLVATSSFSSENLIKVGHSGSLFRARLDGGELVVVKKVDLQSIKEELSVAELELFVKAAHQRLVPLVGHCFDDENVKFLVYKYMPNGDLSNALYRLASSEEGLQSLDWITRLKIAIGAAEALAYLHNECIPPLVHRDVQASSILLDDKYEVRLGSFSEACASGGRGSCSSTCAYDVYCLGKVLLELVTGKLGISKMSDADAQQLLDSNLPFISIYDKEMVNKIMDQSLIVDEDLLEEVWAVAVVAKSCLNPKASRRPSMRHVVRALENPFKVVRDENFSSGRRSSRQSWTAALFGSWHYSSSDSSNVSSQTSKEIIGGLRRAERAGSRGRGTNELSSSHKRLSSEVFPQPREMEDVESGN